A single window of Archangium gephyra DNA harbors:
- a CDS encoding sigma 54-interacting transcriptional regulator: MTPRLIALSGSHRGSSWELGPDPLVLGRQSDCQVRLDDPVASRRHCELRAEGGHWWLKDLDSRHGTFVNGVPTRERRLEHTDVLQVGDSTFLFLCDDVPRPAAGVGASLPDAASWSTVQRRPEDVLYLQPRRLQAALAGPMGPDTSRIASDLQALLEVSTAVHELQQVEHLAARVLELLLAVLPAERGGVLLCEPGSRETVAAASHDRRGGGTSFPISTTLVGRVLEGQVGCLSTDVAVDGGLREAESLREAAVRSVLCAPLPGRQGPLGLLYFDTSSGHAFSEHHLELLTAAAVISAHGLANAQRLARLERENQRLQGAGLEHGVVGESAAMQRLLRFISRAAPAGSTVLLRGESGTGKEVAARALHKASPRAAAPFVAINCATLSETLLESELFGHEKGAFTGAVARKEGKLELAHGGTLFLDEVGELSPALQARLLRVLQEREFERVGGTRPLQVDVRLIAATNRDLEAALREGRFREDFFYRLDVISFTLPPLRERREDIPLLARHFARLHGERLRHRAVSLSPAALRALESYDWPGNIRQLGNVIERAVVLGADELIQPEDLPDEVLEGSGSAPSDFQATVTSTKKKSILDAMEKARGDYREAAALLGIHVNSLHRLIRNLGLKPHLPRSAPSHRD, translated from the coding sequence TTGACCCCTCGTCTCATCGCGTTGAGCGGCTCGCATCGGGGCTCTTCCTGGGAGCTCGGGCCCGATCCCCTCGTCCTCGGCCGCCAGTCGGACTGCCAGGTGCGCCTCGACGATCCGGTGGCGTCGCGCCGCCACTGCGAGCTGCGCGCCGAGGGCGGGCACTGGTGGTTGAAGGACCTCGACAGCCGCCACGGCACCTTCGTCAATGGAGTGCCCACGCGGGAGCGGCGGCTCGAGCACACCGATGTCCTCCAGGTGGGTGACAGCACCTTCCTCTTCCTGTGCGACGACGTGCCGCGGCCTGCCGCCGGGGTGGGGGCCTCGCTTCCGGACGCCGCCTCGTGGAGCACCGTGCAGCGGCGGCCCGAGGACGTGCTGTACCTCCAGCCGCGGCGGCTCCAGGCGGCACTGGCCGGGCCGATGGGCCCGGACACCAGCCGCATCGCCTCGGACCTCCAGGCCCTGCTCGAGGTGAGCACCGCGGTGCATGAGCTCCAGCAGGTGGAGCATCTGGCGGCGCGCGTCCTGGAGCTGCTGCTGGCCGTCCTGCCGGCGGAGCGCGGCGGCGTGCTGCTGTGCGAGCCGGGCTCCCGGGAAACCGTGGCCGCCGCCTCCCACGACCGGCGCGGCGGCGGCACGTCCTTTCCCATCAGCACCACGCTGGTGGGCCGCGTCCTGGAAGGACAGGTGGGGTGCCTGTCCACGGACGTAGCGGTGGACGGTGGGTTGCGCGAGGCCGAGAGCCTGCGCGAGGCCGCCGTGCGCTCGGTGCTCTGCGCGCCCCTGCCGGGACGCCAGGGACCGTTGGGCCTGCTCTACTTCGACACCTCCTCGGGCCACGCCTTCAGCGAGCACCACCTGGAGCTGCTCACGGCGGCGGCCGTCATCTCCGCCCACGGCCTGGCCAACGCCCAGCGCCTGGCCCGTCTGGAGCGGGAGAACCAACGCTTGCAGGGGGCCGGCCTGGAGCACGGCGTGGTGGGCGAGAGCGCCGCCATGCAGCGCCTCTTGCGTTTCATCTCCCGCGCCGCGCCCGCCGGCTCGACGGTGCTGCTGCGCGGCGAGAGCGGGACGGGCAAGGAGGTGGCCGCGCGCGCCCTCCACAAGGCCAGCCCGCGGGCCGCCGCGCCCTTCGTCGCCATCAACTGCGCCACGCTCTCGGAGACGCTGCTGGAGAGCGAGCTGTTCGGCCACGAGAAGGGCGCCTTCACCGGCGCCGTGGCGCGCAAGGAGGGCAAGCTCGAGCTGGCCCACGGCGGCACCCTCTTCCTCGACGAGGTGGGCGAGCTCTCCCCGGCCCTCCAGGCCCGGCTCCTGCGCGTGCTCCAGGAGCGCGAGTTCGAGCGCGTGGGCGGCACCCGCCCCCTCCAGGTGGACGTGCGCCTCATCGCCGCCACCAACAGGGATCTCGAGGCGGCCCTGCGCGAGGGCCGCTTCCGCGAGGACTTCTTCTATCGCCTGGATGTCATCTCCTTCACCCTGCCCCCGCTGCGGGAACGGCGCGAGGACATCCCCCTGCTGGCGCGCCACTTCGCCCGGCTTCACGGCGAGCGGCTGCGCCACCGCGCCGTGAGCCTCTCACCCGCCGCCCTCCGCGCCCTCGAGTCCTACGACTGGCCCGGCAACATCCGCCAGCTCGGCAACGTCATCGAGCGCGCCGTGGTGCTGGGCGCCGATGAGCTCATCCAACCCGAGGATCTGCCCGACGAGGTGCTCGAGGGCAGTGGCTCCGCGCCCAGCGACTTCCAGGCCACCGTCACCTCCACGAAGAAGAAGAGCATCCTCGACGCCATGGAGAAGGCCCGGGGCGACTACCGCGAGGCGGCGGCCCTGCTCGGCATCCACGTCAACTCGCTGCACCGGCTCATCCGCAACCTCGGCCTCAAGCCGCACCTCCCCCGCTCCGCTCCTTCCCATCGTGACTGA
- a CDS encoding protein kinase domain-containing protein — protein sequence MTETPDSFRLGGYRIESLLGRGGMGEVYLAYDERLHRHVALKRIRADGPIDAQVRARFRREAQAAARLNHPAIVQIYDILDTEHGDCIVMEYVAGEPVAALVRREPLALARALRLASAVADGLGEAHAKGLVHRDLKAENVLVTSAGQAKILDFGLALPLWGSSPSPALTQEGVLLGTVHAMSPEQASGRAVDHRSDLFALGVLLYELVTGRSPFRGANLLDTLRRVTSEAPVPLTQVRPEAPGELVTLVERLLEKKPERRPQSVRLVAAELAALAGRVPVEAPPPALEGATPRPAPASGKSSGDEPTLSRVREAGVAPVPPGSAPEARSSVGASETDWRPTEGQALPRRPHWRLVERLGEGGFGEVWLAAHAVTGERRVFKFCFQAERLRALQREVTLFRLLKEALGEREDIARLLDWSFDAPPYFLESEYTAGGSLLDWAARQGGLGAVPLASRLELVAQVATALAAAHSVGILHKDIKPANVLVHTQPGGAPSIRLTDFGIGLLTDPGVLEARGITAHGFTTADGPGADPGAGTPRYLAPEVMTGQHPTLQADIYSLGVLLYQMVVGDFSRLLAPGWQRDVEDALLAEDIACFVDGDPRRRTSDAREVAERLRNLEHRRAQREAQERTRLALERTRRRRALAAWGAAALSLMLAVVSVFALRAVRAGEQARAARAEAEVRRQQADRLISFMLGDLYGKLEPLGKLGILQDVGDKALEYLATLPQGEQSPEELMQRSKVLGQIGQVRFGQGRFAEASRAFVESLQVARELVAREPDKGEWLFALGQSEYWVGFALTQQKDPKSALGHFEAYLDVSRRLVAMDARNTDWQLELAYAHSNIASIQQLLGDGQAASSALGASATIMETLRAQRPDDVLLQRELAQVYAKLGAAARSRGELPEALKWSRQNLTLLESLSTKAPEDAGLRRLLGIARSHVGTSCSTRGTRGARWRSTRRSSTWPGASPSMTRPTSRGGASCCRATRRWGAATGSSGTWPPRAPCSTRSCASPRSC from the coding sequence GTGACTGAAACTCCCGACAGCTTCCGCCTGGGCGGATACCGCATCGAGTCCCTGCTCGGCCGTGGCGGGATGGGCGAGGTCTATCTCGCCTACGACGAGCGCCTGCATCGTCACGTCGCCCTCAAGCGCATCCGCGCGGATGGCCCCATCGACGCCCAGGTCCGCGCCCGCTTCCGCCGGGAGGCGCAGGCCGCCGCGCGCCTCAACCACCCCGCCATCGTCCAGATCTACGACATCCTCGACACCGAGCACGGCGACTGCATCGTCATGGAGTACGTCGCCGGGGAGCCGGTGGCGGCGCTCGTGAGGAGGGAGCCGCTCGCGCTCGCCCGGGCCCTGCGGCTCGCCAGCGCGGTCGCCGACGGGCTGGGCGAGGCCCACGCCAAGGGCCTGGTGCACCGGGATCTCAAGGCGGAGAACGTCCTCGTCACGTCCGCGGGACAGGCGAAGATTCTCGACTTCGGGCTGGCGCTGCCGCTGTGGGGAAGCTCCCCGTCGCCCGCGCTGACACAAGAGGGAGTGCTGCTCGGCACGGTGCACGCCATGTCACCGGAGCAGGCCAGTGGACGCGCGGTGGACCACCGCTCGGACCTCTTCGCGCTCGGCGTGCTCCTCTATGAGCTCGTCACGGGCCGCTCCCCCTTCCGGGGGGCCAACCTGCTCGACACGCTGCGGCGGGTGACGAGCGAGGCGCCCGTGCCACTCACGCAGGTGAGGCCCGAGGCGCCCGGGGAGCTGGTGACGCTCGTCGAGCGGTTGCTCGAGAAGAAGCCCGAGCGCCGGCCCCAGAGCGTGCGCCTGGTGGCGGCGGAGCTCGCGGCACTCGCCGGCCGGGTGCCCGTGGAGGCACCGCCTCCCGCCCTGGAGGGAGCGACACCGCGGCCCGCGCCAGCGTCGGGGAAGTCCTCCGGTGACGAGCCCACCCTGTCGCGCGTCCGGGAGGCCGGGGTGGCTCCCGTCCCCCCCGGCTCCGCCCCGGAGGCACGCTCCTCCGTCGGCGCATCGGAGACGGACTGGCGGCCCACGGAGGGCCAGGCCCTGCCCCGCCGTCCCCACTGGCGGCTCGTGGAGCGGTTGGGAGAAGGGGGCTTCGGCGAGGTGTGGCTGGCGGCGCACGCGGTCACGGGTGAGCGCCGGGTCTTCAAGTTCTGTTTCCAGGCCGAGCGGCTGCGCGCGCTGCAGCGCGAGGTGACGCTCTTCCGCCTTCTCAAGGAGGCGCTGGGAGAGCGCGAGGACATCGCCCGCCTGCTCGACTGGAGCTTCGACGCGCCCCCCTACTTCCTCGAGTCCGAGTACACTGCGGGCGGCTCCCTGCTCGACTGGGCGGCACGCCAGGGTGGACTGGGGGCGGTGCCGCTCGCGAGCCGGTTGGAGCTCGTCGCGCAGGTGGCCACCGCGCTCGCCGCGGCCCACTCGGTGGGCATCCTCCACAAGGACATCAAACCGGCCAACGTGCTCGTCCACACCCAGCCCGGGGGCGCTCCCTCCATCCGCCTCACGGACTTCGGCATTGGCCTGCTCACGGACCCGGGCGTGCTGGAAGCCCGGGGCATCACCGCGCACGGCTTCACCACCGCCGATGGGCCGGGAGCGGACCCTGGCGCCGGGACGCCTCGCTACCTCGCCCCCGAGGTGATGACTGGCCAGCACCCCACCCTCCAGGCCGACATCTACTCCCTGGGCGTGCTGCTCTATCAGATGGTGGTGGGGGACTTCTCGCGCCTGCTCGCGCCCGGCTGGCAGCGGGACGTGGAGGACGCGCTGCTGGCCGAGGACATTGCCTGCTTCGTGGATGGGGATCCGCGGCGGCGCACGAGTGATGCGCGCGAGGTGGCCGAGCGGTTGCGCAACCTCGAGCACCGCCGCGCGCAACGCGAGGCCCAGGAGCGCACCCGGCTCGCGCTCGAGCGGACCCGGAGACGCCGCGCGCTGGCCGCGTGGGGAGCCGCCGCGCTGTCCCTCATGCTCGCGGTGGTGTCCGTCTTCGCCCTGCGCGCGGTTCGTGCCGGGGAGCAGGCACGGGCCGCCCGCGCGGAGGCGGAGGTGCGGCGGCAACAGGCGGATCGGCTCATCTCCTTCATGTTGGGAGACCTGTACGGCAAGCTCGAGCCCCTCGGCAAACTCGGCATCCTGCAGGACGTGGGAGACAAGGCGCTGGAGTACCTCGCCACGCTGCCGCAGGGAGAGCAGTCCCCCGAGGAGTTGATGCAGCGCTCCAAGGTGCTGGGACAGATCGGCCAGGTGCGCTTCGGCCAGGGGCGGTTCGCGGAGGCCTCGCGGGCCTTTGTCGAGTCGCTCCAGGTGGCCCGGGAGCTCGTGGCCCGGGAGCCGGACAAGGGCGAGTGGCTGTTCGCGCTCGGCCAGAGCGAGTACTGGGTGGGCTTCGCGCTGACGCAGCAGAAGGATCCGAAGAGCGCCCTGGGGCACTTCGAGGCCTATCTGGACGTCTCGCGGCGGCTGGTGGCGATGGATGCGCGCAACACCGACTGGCAGTTGGAGCTGGCCTACGCGCACAGCAACATCGCCTCCATCCAGCAACTGCTGGGAGACGGCCAGGCGGCGAGCAGCGCCCTGGGAGCGAGCGCCACCATCATGGAGACGTTGCGCGCGCAGCGTCCGGACGACGTGCTGCTCCAGCGCGAGCTGGCCCAGGTGTACGCGAAGCTCGGTGCCGCGGCGAGGAGCCGGGGGGAGCTGCCCGAGGCGTTGAAGTGGTCCCGGCAGAACCTCACGCTGCTGGAGTCGCTGTCCACGAAGGCACCGGAGGACGCGGGCCTGCGGCGCCTGCTGGGGATTGCCCGCAGCCACGTGGGGACATCCTGCTCTACCAGGGGGACACGCGGAGCGCGCTGGCGCAGTACGAGGCGGAGCTCGACATGGCCCGGCGCCTCTCCGAGCATGACGCGGCCAACGTCACGTGGCGGGGCGAGCTGCTGTCGCGCTACGAGAAGGTGGGGCGCTGCCACCGGATCCTCGGGAACCTGGCCACCGCGCGCGCCATGTTCGACACGGAGCTGCGCATCGCCACGGAGCTGCTGA
- the nadD gene encoding nicotinate (nicotinamide) nucleotide adenylyltransferase: MRPLVQVALFGGSFNPPHVGHLMAAHYVRATQGVDEVWFMPTFVHPFRKATVSFEHRVRMCELMCQDAAGWMRTSKVESEVGKDGRTVDTLEFLRERYPEHRFSLIIGSDILKDLPHWKDFDRIERMVRVVVLNRAGYPAEGTVGPPLAVVSSTDIRERLTRGEMPSDLVPRVVLDYAREHHLYGL, translated from the coding sequence GTGAGGCCCCTCGTGCAGGTCGCGCTCTTTGGAGGCTCGTTCAATCCGCCGCACGTGGGCCACCTGATGGCGGCCCACTACGTGCGCGCCACCCAGGGCGTGGACGAGGTGTGGTTCATGCCCACGTTCGTTCATCCGTTCCGCAAGGCGACGGTGTCCTTCGAGCACCGCGTGCGCATGTGCGAGCTGATGTGCCAGGACGCCGCGGGGTGGATGAGGACGTCGAAGGTGGAGAGCGAGGTGGGCAAGGACGGGCGCACGGTGGACACGCTGGAGTTCCTCCGGGAGCGCTACCCGGAGCACCGCTTCTCGCTGATCATCGGCTCGGACATCCTCAAGGACCTGCCGCACTGGAAGGACTTCGACCGCATCGAGCGGATGGTGCGCGTGGTGGTGCTGAATCGCGCGGGCTACCCGGCCGAGGGAACCGTGGGGCCGCCGCTGGCCGTCGTGTCCTCCACCGACATCCGTGAGCGGCTGACCCGGGGGGAGATGCCCTCGGACCTGGTGCCACGCGTGGTGCTCGACTACGCCCGCGAGCATCACCTGTACGGGTTGTGA
- a CDS encoding exo-beta-N-acetylmuramidase NamZ family protein, with the protein MRQVKTGLDVWVEQGFAPLKGKKVGAIVNPTSVDSRFRHLADLLAQTPGVKLSALFGPEHGIRGEAQYMVAVGEARDRRTGVPVHSLYGSTFESLSPRAEWLQGLDALVFDIQDVGSRYYTYVYTMALAMKAAGKAKVPFYVLDRPNPLNGVTIEGNLVGERYRSFVGLYSLPNRHGMTAGELARLFNDEQGFGCELTVVPMEGWRREDFWSDTGLPFISPSPNMPTPDTALVYPGMCQGEGTNVSEGRGTCRPFEQFGAPWVETDALIARLEREKLPGVAFRAVGFTPTFDKYKGESCNGAFIHVTDRNAFLPLRTGLAIFQALYELGQGGKFAWREDAYEFVDDVPAFDLLCGTDQVRRGIEAGWPLDRLMEGFDTQARDFAKRRERHLLYAQGS; encoded by the coding sequence ATGAGACAGGTGAAGACAGGGCTGGATGTCTGGGTGGAGCAGGGCTTCGCGCCGCTGAAGGGCAAGAAGGTGGGCGCCATCGTCAACCCCACCAGCGTGGACTCGCGCTTCCGCCACCTGGCGGATCTGCTGGCGCAGACGCCCGGGGTGAAGCTCTCGGCCCTCTTCGGCCCCGAGCACGGCATCCGTGGCGAGGCCCAGTACATGGTGGCCGTGGGTGAGGCGCGCGACCGGCGCACCGGCGTCCCCGTGCACAGCCTCTACGGCTCCACCTTCGAGTCGCTCTCGCCCCGCGCCGAGTGGCTGCAGGGCCTGGACGCGCTCGTCTTCGACATCCAGGACGTGGGCAGCCGCTACTACACCTACGTCTACACCATGGCCCTGGCCATGAAGGCCGCGGGCAAGGCGAAGGTGCCCTTCTACGTGTTGGACCGGCCCAACCCGCTCAATGGTGTCACCATCGAGGGCAACCTGGTGGGCGAGCGCTACCGCTCCTTCGTGGGCCTGTACTCCCTTCCCAACCGGCACGGCATGACGGCTGGCGAGCTGGCCCGCCTCTTCAATGACGAGCAGGGCTTTGGCTGCGAGCTGACGGTGGTGCCCATGGAGGGCTGGCGGCGCGAGGACTTCTGGTCCGACACCGGGCTGCCCTTCATCTCGCCCTCGCCGAACATGCCCACGCCGGACACCGCGCTCGTCTACCCGGGCATGTGCCAGGGCGAGGGCACCAACGTCTCCGAGGGCCGCGGCACCTGCCGTCCCTTCGAGCAGTTCGGCGCCCCCTGGGTGGAGACGGACGCGCTGATCGCTCGCCTGGAGCGCGAGAAGCTGCCCGGCGTCGCCTTCCGGGCCGTGGGCTTCACCCCTACCTTCGACAAGTACAAGGGTGAGTCCTGCAATGGGGCCTTCATCCACGTCACCGACCGCAACGCCTTCCTCCCGCTGCGCACGGGTCTGGCCATCTTCCAGGCCCTCTACGAGCTGGGGCAGGGCGGCAAGTTCGCCTGGCGTGAAGACGCCTACGAGTTCGTGGACGACGTGCCGGCCTTCGACCTGCTCTGTGGCACGGATCAGGTCCGCCGGGGCATCGAGGCCGGTTGGCCGCTGGATCGTTTGATGGAAGGCTTCGACACCCAGGCCCGGGACTTCGCCAAGCGGAGGGAGCGTCACCTGCTGTACGCTCAAGGGTCGTGA
- a CDS encoding adenylate/guanylate cyclase domain-containing protein, producing the protein MKTANLAIVFTDIQGFTERTSRQTLEENQRLLRVHHELLTPVFKAFGGRIIKSIGDAFLVTFESPTQAVLSGMAIQDRLWQHNRSVLEAERLDVRVAINVGEVRVESNDVFGEPVNIASRVESIAEPGEVFFTEAVYLSMNKAEVPSQEVGSFELKGIPGKIRVFRVPRAPYRVEVPAVVHVAPGSAGPLPQEAPPFGNLALSRMPSSALVSGPDLAATAAALGSRAATVGGRLVERTRTALQSVKTVPRPSALAARKLAVGGGVLALVLGIGFVLRDSPAEDAIEAVAKASSTREKLELVQAAEKLISQEKAPGERAWLHGQLAEALEAPGQAVGFYRSGVKAGHGDSEDRLIELLEHPECRVRVNAADALGDLKLASARGELEDLAEDGGPGEDSGLFGCDSRKAAKKALERLGR; encoded by the coding sequence TTGAAGACCGCCAACCTCGCCATTGTGTTCACCGACATCCAGGGCTTCACCGAGCGCACCAGCCGGCAGACCCTCGAGGAGAACCAGCGCCTGCTCCGGGTGCACCATGAGCTCCTCACCCCGGTGTTCAAGGCCTTTGGCGGACGCATCATCAAGTCCATTGGGGATGCCTTCCTCGTCACCTTCGAGTCGCCCACGCAGGCCGTGCTCAGCGGCATGGCCATCCAGGACCGGCTCTGGCAGCACAACCGCTCCGTGCTCGAGGCCGAGCGGCTGGACGTGCGGGTGGCCATCAACGTGGGCGAGGTGCGGGTCGAGTCCAACGACGTCTTCGGCGAGCCCGTCAACATCGCCTCGCGCGTGGAGTCCATCGCCGAGCCCGGCGAGGTCTTCTTCACCGAGGCCGTCTACCTGTCCATGAACAAGGCCGAGGTGCCCTCGCAGGAGGTGGGCTCCTTCGAGCTCAAGGGCATCCCCGGGAAGATCCGCGTCTTCCGGGTGCCCCGCGCGCCCTACCGCGTGGAGGTGCCCGCCGTGGTGCACGTGGCGCCCGGGTCCGCGGGTCCACTCCCCCAGGAGGCGCCGCCCTTTGGCAACCTGGCCCTCTCGCGCATGCCCAGTTCGGCGCTCGTCTCGGGGCCGGATCTGGCCGCCACCGCGGCGGCCCTGGGCTCGCGCGCGGCCACCGTCGGCGGCCGGCTCGTGGAGCGCACCCGCACGGCCCTCCAGTCGGTGAAGACCGTCCCGCGGCCCTCCGCGCTCGCCGCGCGCAAGCTGGCGGTGGGCGGCGGGGTGCTGGCGCTGGTGCTCGGCATCGGCTTCGTGCTGCGGGACAGCCCCGCGGAGGACGCCATCGAGGCCGTGGCCAAGGCCTCCTCCACCCGGGAGAAGCTCGAGCTGGTGCAGGCCGCCGAGAAGCTCATCAGCCAGGAGAAAGCTCCCGGGGAGCGGGCCTGGCTCCACGGGCAGCTCGCCGAGGCGCTGGAGGCACCCGGCCAGGCGGTGGGCTTCTACCGGAGCGGCGTGAAGGCCGGCCACGGCGACTCGGAGGACCGGCTCATCGAACTGTTGGAGCACCCGGAGTGCCGCGTGCGCGTCAACGCCGCGGATGCACTGGGGGACCTCAAGCTGGCCTCCGCGCGCGGTGAGCTGGAGGACCTGGCCGAGGACGGAGGCCCTGGCGAGGACTCGGGCCTGTTCGGCTGCGACTCGCGCAAGGCGGCGAAGAAGGCGCTGGAGCGGCTCGGCCGCTGA
- a CDS encoding tetratricopeptide repeat protein, with protein sequence MLWLVVAGTLAAAMDAPVSGDLTAALAREASGDSAGALESVQAVLRVWPAEPLPRLEAARLLLKLGGDLDQAETHLDVAAAVAPDNPRVHYLRGLLWEERGHPLKAARSLELAVFYRPSYEDARFRLAGLWASLGDWLKAELHYRFLARSRPEWVQVRLQLIRSLEEQGRAEDAEQELLRLKDEQPTNTLVIRRLVDLYERTGRARLAARLRASLEPPAPSKRMRPLRPSRR encoded by the coding sequence ATGCTCTGGCTCGTGGTGGCGGGCACGCTCGCGGCGGCCATGGACGCACCGGTTTCCGGAGACCTGACGGCGGCCCTGGCCCGGGAGGCCTCGGGTGACAGCGCCGGGGCCCTGGAATCCGTCCAGGCCGTCCTGCGGGTCTGGCCCGCCGAGCCGCTCCCCCGGTTGGAGGCGGCCCGGCTGCTGCTGAAGCTGGGGGGAGATCTGGATCAGGCGGAGACGCACCTCGACGTCGCCGCCGCCGTGGCCCCCGACAACCCCCGGGTCCATTACCTGCGCGGGTTGTTGTGGGAGGAGCGGGGCCACCCCCTGAAAGCGGCCCGTTCCCTTGAACTGGCCGTCTTCTATCGTCCGTCCTACGAGGATGCTCGTTTCCGGCTCGCCGGCCTCTGGGCCTCCCTGGGTGACTGGCTCAAGGCCGAGCTCCACTACCGCTTCCTCGCCCGCTCCCGTCCCGAGTGGGTGCAGGTGCGTCTCCAGCTCATCCGGTCCCTCGAGGAGCAGGGCAGGGCGGAGGACGCGGAGCAGGAGCTGCTGCGCCTCAAGGACGAGCAGCCCACCAACACGCTCGTCATTCGTCGACTGGTGGACCTCTACGAGCGCACGGGGCGGGCAAGGCTCGCGGCGAGGTTGCGAGCGAGCCTGGAGCCGCCTGCTCCCTCCAAGAGGATGCGTCCTCTGCGCCCGTCGCGCCGGTAG